One stretch of Caloenas nicobarica isolate bCalNic1 chromosome 2, bCalNic1.hap1, whole genome shotgun sequence DNA includes these proteins:
- the LOC135984742 gene encoding feather beta keratin-like has translation MACYDVCRPCGPTPLANSCNEPCSLQCQDSRVVIQPPAVLVTLPGPILTSYPQNTAVGSSSSAAVGNELGAQGVAINSGAFGYGYGFGGLGGFGGLGSCGGRRGGYIC, from the coding sequence ATGGCCTGCTACGACGTCTGCCGCCCCTGCGGACCCaccccgctggccaacagctgcaacgagccctgttccctgcagtgccaggactcccgcgtcgtcatccagcctcccgccgtgctggtcaccctgccaggacccatcctcacctcttaCCCCCAGAACACCGCCGTTGGATCCTCCTCATCGGCTGCCGTGGGCAACGAACTTGGTGCCCAGGGAGTTGCCATCAACTCCGGCGCCTTTGGCTACGGCTACGGTTTCGGAGGCCTGGGcggcttcggaggcctgggctCCTGCGGCGGCAGAAGGGGCGGCTACATCTGCTAA